A stretch of DNA from Cytobacillus luteolus:
ACATCCCCTGAACCTGGAGATGGGAAAACAACCACAGCTATCAATCTTGCAATTGTCTTAGCTCAACAAGATAAGAAGGTATTATTAATTGATGCAGATTTAAGAAATCCATCCATTCACCATAACTTTCTTGAAAGTAATAACGAAGGACTAGTAAATGTTCTAGCAAAAACACTCGCCTTATCTGATGCAATTATCCACACTCAAGTTCCGAACTTGGATATTTTAACAAGCGGACCCATTCCACCAAATCCTTCTGAATTATTAAACTCACAAGAAATGAATCTAATTATGAAAGAATTGAAAGAAAGCTATGAGTATATCGTCTATGATACCCCTCCTGTGCTAGCAGTTACCGACCCACAAATACTAGGAAATAAATGTGATGGTGTTGTTTTAGTTACACGGAGTGGTAAGACACGTATCAATCGTGCGAATGAAGCAAAAGAACTATTAGAAAAAGCTCAGTCACATTTGCTAGGTGTAGTAATAAACGGTATTGAATCTAAGAAATCCCCGTACTTTTATAGCCAATACCCTAACTGCTAAGGATAAACGGAATAGAGAATATGAATAAACGAAGTCCAACACAAGTCCCTCAGGAAAGGTCTGAAAATATGAAAAGAATTCGAAAGGCAATCATACCAGCTGCAGGATTAGGAACTAGATTTCTTCCTCTAACAAAAGCAATGCCCAAAGAAATGCTACCAATTGTTGATAAACCAACGATTCAGTATATTGTGGAAGAAGCTGTTGCCGCAGGAATTGAAGACATTATCATTGTAACAGGCAAAGGAAAACGATCAATTGAAGACCATTTTGATAGTGCATTTGAACTCGAAAATAACTTAATGCAAAAAAACAAGTTTGATTTATTGGAAAAAGTTCAAGCTCCTTCAAAAGTTGATATTCACTATATCAGACAAAAAGAGCCTAAGGGGCTCGGGCATGCAGTTTGGTGTGCGAGAAAATTTGTTGGAAATGAACCATTTGCAGTCTTATTAGGCGATGATATTGTTCGAGCGGAAGTTCCGTGTATTAAACAGTTAATCATTGAGTATGATCGAACACATTCTTCAATTATAGGAGTGCAACCTGTTCCAGAAAATGAAACTCACAGATATGGAATTATCGATCCGGGAAACAAAATAGGAAGACGCTATGATGTTCGTAACTTTGTTGAAAAACCATCAGTAGGAACTGCACCATCTAACTTAGCTATCTTAGGACGTTACGTCTTCACACCAGAAATTTTTACATTTTTAGAACAACAGGAAGTTGGGGCAGGCGGGGAAATTCAACTGACAGATGCCATCCAAAAATTAAATGAAATTCAAAGGGTGTTTGCTTATGATTTTGAAGGAAAACGTTATGATGTAGGAGAGAAATTTGGTTTTCTACAAACAACCCTTGAGTTTGCATTGGAAAATGAGGAGTTAAGGGATCAATTGTTGGACTATTTACGAGCGAAAGTATTGCATGAACCTTCATCACTAGAGGTGAATTGATGAAGACAAAGATGAATGTTAGTGTCACTAAAGTTGAGGCCTCTGAAGTGGAAATTACATCAAAGGCTACTAACAATCTTTTCTACCTTTTTGTTAAGCGATTGATTGATCTCATTGGAGCGGTTATTGGAATGCTAATGATTCTACCTTTTATCATTACCTTCTCTGTGATTTATAAGATAGGAGAAAATAAAGGGCCAATGTTTTTTAGACAACAAAGAATTGGTAAAGAAGGCAAAGTATTTTATATTTATAAATTTCGTTCAATGGTTGTAGATGCTGAGCGAAAGTTACAATCAAACAAAGTGCTTTATAAGAAGTATATTCGTAATAATTTTAAATTAGAGCAGCATGAAGATCCGAGGATTACAAAGTTTGGTAGATTCATAAGAGCAACAAGTATAGATGAATTACCTCAGTTTATCAATGTATTAAAAGGTGAAATGAGTCTAGTTGGACCAAGACCGGTTGTAGCAGAAGAACTTAAAGAGTACACTAATCGTTTAAGTGAATTTTTATCTGTTAAACCAGGAATTACAGGCTACTGGCAGGCAAACGGGAGAAGTAATGTGGGCTATCCTGAGCGTGTGGACATTGAGTTATACTATGTTATTCACAAATCACTATCACTAGATTTTAAAATTCTGATTAAAACAGTATGGCAAGTAATTAATAGACGAGGTGCATATTAAAGAGAGAACAGTAAATAGAATAGAAAGGGCCCCCTTATGATAAGAGATCTCTGCAAAATAAGATATATTTCAAGGAGACATTCATGTTAATTTATTTTATAGTGCCCTTAATGATAGTTTATTGTTATTTTCTTTCAAGGGTTACTATGTATAGAAATAGTGATAGGTATAATGATGAACGATTTGTTGCTAGAAATAATTCAACCATCTTTTTTTGGTTCATTATTTTGTTAGCATTTGCTTCCCTGAAGGGAGAAAATGTAGGTGTAGATTATCCAATGTATTATGGTTTTTTTCTCCAAGAAAACTATCATGCATTGTTGGAACCAGGTATTAATTTTATCTATGATATCGCTGTACACTTTGATAGCTTTTATATTTTTGCGGCCAGTGTTTACTTTCTATTTCTATTCTTTATTTTGCTCGGTATTTGGAGAAATAGTCCCAATTACTTAATTAGCATATTCCTATTTATCATCATGCACATTTATTACAATGCCTTTAATCAAATACGTCAGTTAATAGCCGTTTCAATCATCTTTTGTTTTGCCCACATCCTAGTATCGAATAAGAAGTTAGATAAGTTAATCTATTTTTCCATTTTATTACTAGCCCTATTATTTCATAATAGTGCTATTTTTCTTTTTATCTTATTTTTTCTTCCCAAAAAAACATTCCATCCAAAGGTTGTCATCCCTCTTTTTGTAGTGACGGCAGTCTTGTATTTTATACCATCCGTTAAAAATCAGATAGGGGAACTAATTATATCAATATCCGGAACATATGGAGAGAAGTATTCACAGGGTACGTATAATTTTTTTGGAGTAAATAAAGAAAAAGGCTTAATGCAATTCATTCCTGTCGTTATCCAAATGTTTATTGTTTCATGCTCTCTGTACTTAACAAAGTCTAAAGCGAATCTGCATATAAATGATCGTCTCTATCAATTTAGCACAAATGCAGTCGTCGTTAACCTTTGTCTTTATTCATTGGCAGGTATAGAGGCAATTGATCGATTACAAATCTACTTCTCTTGTTTTAATATTTACTACTACTCATATTTGCTGCACATCTTGTTTAATTATGAAAACAAACTTATTGGTCAGCTTTTTGCCTGTTTTATCGTTTCATTTTGGATTTTATATTATATCTTAAGGCTAATGATCAATGTCCACGGGGTTGTACCCTATAAATTATTTATCTAGCCAATTTTCCGTAAAAGGAGATCTTTACCATGAATGGATTAAGCGTAGTAATCCCCATCTATAATGTTGAGGATTATATCGAAGAATGCTTACAAACGATTGTGGGTAGTTTGAATGGTTTTGTGAATGTACAAATTATCCTTGTTAATGATGGTTCAAAGGACCGCTCTGGAGAAATTGCTCAAAAATACGCAAAAGAGCAACCTACTTTTCACTATGTATCAAAAGAAAATGGAGGGTTATCCGATGCGAGGAATTATGGGCTGAAGTTTGTTAAGTATGAATATGTGACTTTTATTGATAGCGATGATTATATCACTGAATTCTATTTTACTGAAGTATTTAGGGCATTAAGCAAACATCCAGATTTAATTATCTTCGATTGGATGGATATTGGGGATGATGGGTACAGAAATAGGGTGAAGGGCATGGAATTTTCTGATTCGTTATGGACAGTACAACCGAGCGCGTGGAATAAGGTCTATAAGACGAGCTTATTTACAGAGGTGATTTTCCCTAAGGGAAAGATTTATGAAGATGTTGGTACCATTTATAAACTACTTTGGTATGTAAAAGACTATTTGTATATCAATAAACCATTATATATGTACAGGAAGAATAGAGCAGGGAGTATACTAACGACCATTTCACCGAAGATAAATGATATCTACGATGCATTAGAGGATACTTATTCTTTTTATAAAGAGAAGGATGCATTGACGAAAGAGAATGTAGAGGGACTCTGCTATCAATATGTGAAAATATTGTTGTGGTCTAATATGTATAGACAATTAAAGTTCTATAAGTTTAACTTTATTGGCTTTTATAAAAAAATGAAGGAAACCAGAAAATTAGTATATAAGTACTTTAATAGCTGGAGACTTAATTCCATATTATTAAGAAATTCGACTTACTTCACAAACAGGTTTGGCGAGAACTATATTAGTAGGTTGGATAAAGTAGGTGGGGGCTATTTTTCAACTGCATACACTATTTGTATAGTAATCATTCGAAATATAAGGAAACGCTGAAAGGAAGAAATCATTTTAGTGGAAAGAATAAAGATATTATTTATTATGCAAAGTTTCCAGGGTGGAGGTGCTGAAAGAGTCACCCTTGATTTGATTAATCATCTTGACCGAAAAGTATATGAGCCGTCCATACTAGTGGTGAACTGTTTTGGCGAATTAGTTCCTTCTATTCCAAGAGATTTAACTATAATAGAAGTACTATCTAAAAACGAAAAAATGATAACCCATCCTATTAAGGTAATTAGTGCTGTAATTAAGGCTGCAAGAGAGGTAGATCTAATTTTTGGAACATTAGAAATGACCCCTACTTACTTAGCGTCTATTGCTTCGATCATTACTAAAAAACAAGCCATAGGTTGGATTCACACAGATGTACGGGAATATCCTAAGACAAATCATTTGGTGCATAAGTTTCTTATCCGCACCTTATATAAAAGGTTAAAAGCAATCATTGCTGTTTCAGAAGGGGCAAAAGTTTCATTTGAAAAGATGTTTCCGCAAATAAAGGTTCCAGTAGTAAGAATTTACAACCCTATTAGATTAGATGATATCTATAAAATGGCACCTGAAGAAAATGATGTAGAAGATACAGAACCCATCATAATAGGTATTGGACGATTATCTGAAGTAAAAGGTTTTGATCATTTGATAAAGGCCCATCACTACTTAGTAAAAAAAGGTGTAAAGAATAAGTTATTAATTCTCGGAGAAGGTAGCCAACGAAAAGAGTTAGAGGCATTAATACTTGATTTAGGTGTAGAAGAAAGTGTGACTTTAAAAGGCTTTGTTGAAAATCCTTACAAGTATCTGAGAAGTGCTAGTGTATTTGTGTTAAGTTCAAGATATGAAGGCTTTTCAGTAGTTATTGCCGAAGCGTTATCATTAGGTATTCCAGTAGTTTCTTCAAACTGCCACAGTGGACCTTCCGAAATTCTAGAGGATGGTAAATATGGGTCATTAACACCTATCGGAGATTATGAGGCCCTAGCTATCAAGATTATGGAAACCTTACATTCAGTTGATTTAGAGAACAATAGAAAAGAAAGAATCAAACGCGGGCAGGATTTTTCATTACAAAAGATCATACCTGAATTCGAAAGATTGTTTTTTTTAGTCCTCCACAATAGACAAATTTGATGTCTTATTTACTAACTATATGATAGGGAGGCATTATAAAAGTTGATGAAAAAATTAATAAAGCATAATAAGTATGTCTATTCTACAGTTATGTTAGGTATAAATCTTCTTCTATATATAATCTATATTTTTACCTTTAATTCAAGGTGCTTATTAAGAGTTAGTGGGTTTAATAGAAATACCCCTTATGAAAAAATAAAAAGGTTAAAGGATAAACATAAAGGAGAAAGGTGCTTTATTGTTGCTACAGGACCAAGCCTTTTAGTCGAAGATCTAGAAAAGATAAAAGATGAGATTACATTTAGTATGAACTCTATATTCATGTCATTTGATGAAACTACCTGGAGACCTACGTATTATGGTATCCAATTCCCGGAATTCTATGAAAAGTATAAGAACCAAATAGATACACTAGATGTTAAATATAAATTAGTGGGGGATGTAATTAAAAGGGCAAAGCTATCAGATCATGATTTTTTATTCCCACTTAATATGCTCAATCATAATTGGACTCATGCTAAGTATCATACAAAGTTTAGTTCTGATGCGTTTAAGGCTATTTATAGTGGATATACCATTACTTACTCATTAATCCAGTTAGCCGTCTATATGGGTTTTAGAGAAATTTATTTGGTTGGTGTGGATTGTAATTATGCTACCAATCAAAAGCATCATTTTAAAGACTACGGAATTGTAGATCCTTCATTTATATCAGTAGGAGATAAGATGAGAGTAGCCTTTCAAGAGGCAAAGAGATTTGCGGATGCCCACGAAATAAAAATTTATAACGCGACTAGAGGCGGAATGCTCGAAGTATTTGAACGAGTTGACCTTGACAGTTTAATAGAAAAAGAGAGGTATGTAAATTATAGGTAAGATAAGTAACGTTGCTTTTTGAAAAAAAAACTTAATCATCAGTTGGTGAGAAGAATGAATCTAATAAAAGTTAGTATTATCATACCAGTATATAACAATGAGAAGTTTTTAGACAAATGTCTTAGTAGTGTGATTAACCAAACCTTGAAAGACATTGAGATTATCATCATAAATGATGGCTCAACAGATGGGAGTTTACTGAAATTAAAAGAATATGAAAGCCAAAATTCTAACATTATTCTTCTAAATCAAAAGAATGCGGGGCAAGCCTCAGCAATTAATCGTGCTTTAGAGATTGCGTGTGGAGAATACATTGGGTTTGTCGATGCAGATGATTTCGTTGACCATCATATGTTTGAAACGTTATATCAAGAAGTGAAATGCAACAATCTTGATTTGATAATCTGTAATTGGACGAAAGTTGACACGAATGGCAAAGTGTTGAGCTATAATGATCATGATAAGTATGATAATAAAATCCTAGGAAGAGATGAAGTTATTCAAGAGTTT
This window harbors:
- a CDS encoding CpsD/CapB family tyrosine-protein kinase, with product MRVKKNRKEAQLIAHRYPKLPITEQYRQIRSSIIFSAIERDIRSLIITSPEPGDGKTTTAINLAIVLAQQDKKVLLIDADLRNPSIHHNFLESNNEGLVNVLAKTLALSDAIIHTQVPNLDILTSGPIPPNPSELLNSQEMNLIMKELKESYEYIVYDTPPVLAVTDPQILGNKCDGVVLVTRSGKTRINRANEAKELLEKAQSHLLGVVINGIESKKSPYFYSQYPNC
- the galU gene encoding UTP--glucose-1-phosphate uridylyltransferase GalU, producing the protein MKRIRKAIIPAAGLGTRFLPLTKAMPKEMLPIVDKPTIQYIVEEAVAAGIEDIIIVTGKGKRSIEDHFDSAFELENNLMQKNKFDLLEKVQAPSKVDIHYIRQKEPKGLGHAVWCARKFVGNEPFAVLLGDDIVRAEVPCIKQLIIEYDRTHSSIIGVQPVPENETHRYGIIDPGNKIGRRYDVRNFVEKPSVGTAPSNLAILGRYVFTPEIFTFLEQQEVGAGGEIQLTDAIQKLNEIQRVFAYDFEGKRYDVGEKFGFLQTTLEFALENEELRDQLLDYLRAKVLHEPSSLEVN
- a CDS encoding sugar transferase, which codes for MKTKMNVSVTKVEASEVEITSKATNNLFYLFVKRLIDLIGAVIGMLMILPFIITFSVIYKIGENKGPMFFRQQRIGKEGKVFYIYKFRSMVVDAERKLQSNKVLYKKYIRNNFKLEQHEDPRITKFGRFIRATSIDELPQFINVLKGEMSLVGPRPVVAEELKEYTNRLSEFLSVKPGITGYWQANGRSNVGYPERVDIELYYVIHKSLSLDFKILIKTVWQVINRRGAY
- a CDS encoding EpsG family protein gives rise to the protein MYRNSDRYNDERFVARNNSTIFFWFIILLAFASLKGENVGVDYPMYYGFFLQENYHALLEPGINFIYDIAVHFDSFYIFAASVYFLFLFFILLGIWRNSPNYLISIFLFIIMHIYYNAFNQIRQLIAVSIIFCFAHILVSNKKLDKLIYFSILLLALLFHNSAIFLFILFFLPKKTFHPKVVIPLFVVTAVLYFIPSVKNQIGELIISISGTYGEKYSQGTYNFFGVNKEKGLMQFIPVVIQMFIVSCSLYLTKSKANLHINDRLYQFSTNAVVVNLCLYSLAGIEAIDRLQIYFSCFNIYYYSYLLHILFNYENKLIGQLFACFIVSFWILYYILRLMINVHGVVPYKLFI
- a CDS encoding glycosyltransferase family 2 protein is translated as MNGLSVVIPIYNVEDYIEECLQTIVGSLNGFVNVQIILVNDGSKDRSGEIAQKYAKEQPTFHYVSKENGGLSDARNYGLKFVKYEYVTFIDSDDYITEFYFTEVFRALSKHPDLIIFDWMDIGDDGYRNRVKGMEFSDSLWTVQPSAWNKVYKTSLFTEVIFPKGKIYEDVGTIYKLLWYVKDYLYINKPLYMYRKNRAGSILTTISPKINDIYDALEDTYSFYKEKDALTKENVEGLCYQYVKILLWSNMYRQLKFYKFNFIGFYKKMKETRKLVYKYFNSWRLNSILLRNSTYFTNRFGENYISRLDKVGGGYFSTAYTICIVIIRNIRKR
- a CDS encoding glycosyltransferase, with the translated sequence MERIKILFIMQSFQGGGAERVTLDLINHLDRKVYEPSILVVNCFGELVPSIPRDLTIIEVLSKNEKMITHPIKVISAVIKAAREVDLIFGTLEMTPTYLASIASIITKKQAIGWIHTDVREYPKTNHLVHKFLIRTLYKRLKAIIAVSEGAKVSFEKMFPQIKVPVVRIYNPIRLDDIYKMAPEENDVEDTEPIIIGIGRLSEVKGFDHLIKAHHYLVKKGVKNKLLILGEGSQRKELEALILDLGVEESVTLKGFVENPYKYLRSASVFVLSSRYEGFSVVIAEALSLGIPVVSSNCHSGPSEILEDGKYGSLTPIGDYEALAIKIMETLHSVDLENNRKERIKRGQDFSLQKIIPEFERLFFLVLHNRQI
- a CDS encoding 6-hydroxymethylpterin diphosphokinase MptE-like protein, with the translated sequence MKKLIKHNKYVYSTVMLGINLLLYIIYIFTFNSRCLLRVSGFNRNTPYEKIKRLKDKHKGERCFIVATGPSLLVEDLEKIKDEITFSMNSIFMSFDETTWRPTYYGIQFPEFYEKYKNQIDTLDVKYKLVGDVIKRAKLSDHDFLFPLNMLNHNWTHAKYHTKFSSDAFKAIYSGYTITYSLIQLAVYMGFREIYLVGVDCNYATNQKHHFKDYGIVDPSFISVGDKMRVAFQEAKRFADAHEIKIYNATRGGMLEVFERVDLDSLIEKERYVNYR